A region of Procambarus clarkii isolate CNS0578487 chromosome 22, FALCON_Pclarkii_2.0, whole genome shotgun sequence DNA encodes the following proteins:
- the LOC138367658 gene encoding baculoviral IAP repeat-containing protein 8-like, whose translation MDPLCARKFYSIESLKCAGVRLQTFVDWPIKWLNPIDLVEDGFYYLRNSDYCLCAFCYCIVGAWIVGDTPRRRHKIINQDCAFIRGKRSDNVSLEVSEIAFKYGLEFVSHKIELGNKKISDSSGAPPKEDLGLIKFRKSLNPGLVTYKCRLETFDMTWPGSVKQTSHELAEAGFFYCGISDHVCCYHCACGIRNWRPEDDPWTLHARCSPECAYIILARGKEFVKNARLTMPLPIKPIDNDLINILMEGMDKFKHLIHKKLIPVESIRYALSEYLKESRDLLPFIIQSRCLEIVLRYMQEGTDIYLRVRDLIYEAVDDKKEQEVTLEDLGLKTLPETCTNTDENKDCIEQSWEEDILCRVCMDKNINIVILPCKHMVTCSGCLLALKCCPICRGNILYIINPIAS comes from the exons atggatcctttgtgtgccaggaagttttacagtatagaaagccttaaatgtgcaggagttagactacaaacatttgtggattggcccattaagtggttaaaccctattgacttagttgaagatgggttctattaccttcgcaatagtgattactgtttgtgtgcattttgttattgtatagtaggtgcatggattgttggtgatacccccagaagacgtcataagatcattaatcaagactgtgcctttattagaggcaagaggagtgacaatgtttctttagaggtgtctgagatagctttcaaatatggactggaatttgtttcccataaaatagaactgggaaataagaaaataagtgatagta gtggtgctcctcctaaggaagatctgggattgataaaatttaggaaatcgctgaatccaggattggtaacttataaatgtcgcctagagacatttgatatgacatggcctggaagcgtcaagcaaacttctcatgagctggcagaagctgggtttttttactgtg gtataagtgaccacgtctgctgctatcactgcgcctgtggaatacgaaattggagaccagaagatgatccttggactttacatgcgagatgtagtccagaatgtgcttacattattcttgcaaggggcaaggaatttgttaagaatgctagattgacaatgccattacctataaaacctatagacaatgatttaattaatatcttaatggagggtatggataagttcaaacatctgattcataaaaaattaatacctgtggagagtataagatatgctttaagtgagtaccttaaggaatccagagatttgttgccttttattatacaaagtagatgtctagaaatcgtgttgaggtatatgcaagagggaacagatatttatttacggGTACGGGACTTAATTTATGAAGCAGTTGATGATAAAAAGGAACAAGAAGTTACGCTtgaagatctgggattgaaaaCTTTACCGGAGACTTGTACTAACACTGATGAAAACAAGGACTGTATAGAACAATCTTGGGAAGAAGATATTTTATGCAGAGTTTGTatggataaaaatataaatattgtaatactaccatgtaaacatatggtgacgtgcagtggttgtcttttagctctgaaatgctgtccaatttgtagaggaaatattttatatataataaatccaattgcttcttga